A region from the Phycodurus eques isolate BA_2022a chromosome 12, UOR_Pequ_1.1, whole genome shotgun sequence genome encodes:
- the kctd12.1 gene encoding BTB/POZ domain-containing protein KCTD12.1: MALAEASKQGGESKFPDIVELNVGGQVYVTRHQTLVAVPDSLLWRMFSRRAPQELARDGKGRVFLDRDGFLFRYVLDYLRDLTLVLPDYFPERSRLRREADFFQLRELAERLSGDGSVGEEAGRGDADDGRPPEADSRKSGYITVGYRGSYTIGRDTQTDAKFRRVARITVCGKTALAKEVFGDTLNESRDPDRPPERYTSRYYLKYNFLEQAFDRLTEVGFRMVACSSTGTCAYASNDPCEDKIWTSYTEYVFCREQ, from the coding sequence ATGGCTCTGGCCGAGGCGTCCAAACAAGGCGGCGAGAGCAAGTTCCCGGACATCGTGGAGCTGAACGTGGGCGGCCAGGTGTACGTGACCCGGCACCAAACTCTGGTGGCGGTGCCGGACTCGCTCCTGTGGCGCATGTTCAGCCGCCGCGCGCCACAGGAGCTGGCCCGGGACGGCAAGGGCCGCGTCTTCCTGGACCGTGACGGCTTCTTGTTCCGCTACGTCCTGGACTACCTGCGCGACCTGACCTTGGTGCTGCCAGACTACTTCCCGGAGAGGAGTCGCCTGCGCAGGGAGGCCGACTTCTTCCAGCTGCGGGAGCTGGCCGAGCGGCTGAGCGGGGACGGCTCCGTCGGCGAGGAGGCCGGCCGCGGCGACGCCGACGACGGCCGGCCTCCGGAAGCGGACTCCAGGAAGTCGGGCTACATCACCGTGGGCTACCGGGGCTCGTATACCATCGGCCGGGACACCCAGACCGACGCCAAATTCCGCAGAGTGGCGCGCATCACAGTGTGCGGGAAGACCGCCCTGGCCAAGGAGGTGTTCGGGGACACGCTCAACGAGAGCCGGGACCCGGACCGCCCGCCGGAGAGGTACACGTCGCGCTACTACCTCAAGTACAACTTCCTGGAGCAGGCCTTCGACAGGCTGACCGAGGTGGGCTTCCGCATGGTGGCCTGCAGCTCCACGGGCACCTGCGCCTACGCCAGCAACGACCCCTGCGAGGACAAAATCTGGACGAGTTACACCGAATACGTCTTCTGTCGGGAACAGTAG
- the acod1 gene encoding cis-aconitate decarboxylase — MMRKGVTESFGAAIQALGAGQLSDGVIRRSKRMMLDTLGVGLLGSGTDVFDKVLKYSRSFQSEENSRVWGKSDATVPPHFAAFVNGVAVHSMDFDDTWYPATHPSGAVLAALLALAEVAPGRPSGVDLLVAFNVGIEVQGRLLRFSREAFNIPKRFHPPSVVGVMGSAAASAKLLGLSSGQCANALAIAACSAGAPLANAATQTKPLHMGYAAQRGLEAARLAQTDVAGNPSILDAEHGFGVYYEDYEPSAMTLPGVGGSGWVLEEQDVAFKRVPAHLGMHWVVDAALTARAKIPNLDAGQIKRVTLRVPPSKYIDCPFPTTEHQARHSFQFNACSAILDAGVSVGSFARPQRERSDLKELLAKVEVQVPGDNRANFDKMYGEVVIESHRGESVSARCDTFYGHWRKPLRQEDLVAKFMANASSVLSSEGAEGVLDTVGNLETEAECTPLLSYLTMTTEQRHRKCDSVALSQSV, encoded by the exons ATGATGCGTAAG GGGGTCACGGAGAGCTTCGGCGCCGCCATCCAAGCCCTGGGCGCCGGCCAGCTGTCGGATGGCGTGATTAGGCGCAGTAAACGGATGATGCTGGACACCCTCGGCGTGGGCCTGCTCGGATCCGGGACGGACGTCTTCGACAAAGTTCTCAAGTACAGCCGG TCGTTCCAGTCAGAGGAGAATAGCAGAGTTTGGGGCAAATCGGACGCGACTGTGCCGCCGCACTTCGCCGCGTTTGTCAACGGCGTGGCG GTTCACTCGATGGACTTTGACGACACGTGGTACCCGGCCACTCATCCCTCGGGGGCCGTGCTGGCCGCGCTGctggccttggcggaggtcgcGCCCGGGAGGCCCTCCGGTGTGGACCTGTTGGTGGCCTTCAATGTTGGCATCGAGGTGCAGGGCAGACTGCTGAGGTTCTCCAGGGAGGCCTTCAACATCCCTAAAAG ATTCCACCCTCCCAGCGTGGTCGGCGTGATGGGCAGCGCGGCGGCCTCTGCCAAGCTTTTGGGTTTATCGTCCGGGCAATGCGCCAACGCTCTGGCCATCGCGGCGTGCTCGGCCGGGGCGCCGCTCGCCAACGCCGCCACCCAAACCAAACCGCTGCACATGGGCTACGCCGCCCAGAGGGGCCTGGAGGCCGCTCGGCTGGCCCAGACGGACGTGGCGGGCAACCCGTCCATCCTGGACGCGGAGCACGGCTTCGGGGTTTACTACGAAGACTACGAGCCGTCCGCGATGACGCTCCCCGGGGTCGGCGGCTCAGGTTGGGTCCTCGAGGAGCAGGACGTGGCCTTCAAGCGCGTGCCCGCTCATTTGGGGATGCACTGGGTGGTGGACGCCGCTTTGACGGCTCGCGCTAAGATCCCAAACTTGGACGCGGGTCAGATAAAACGGGTCACCCTCCGAGTTCCGCCTTCCAAGTACATCGACTGCCCTTTTCCCACCACGGAGCACCAGGCCAGGCATTCCTTCCAGTTCAACGCCTGCTCCGCCATCCTGGACGCCGGCGTGTCGGTGGGCTCCTTCGCCAGACCTCAAAGGGAGCGTTCGGATCTCAAGGAGCTCCTGGCCAAAGTAGAGGTGCAGGTTCCCGGGGATAACCGTGCCAACTTCGACAAGATGTACGGCGAGGTCGTCATAGAAAGCCACCGAGGGGAGAGCGTCTCGGCCAGGTGCGACACGTTCTACGGACACTGGAGGAAGCCGCTGAGGCAAGAGGACCTGGTGGCCAAGTTCATGGCGAACGCTTCCTCGGTGTTGAGCTCGGAGGGCGCCGAAGGCGTGCTGGACACTGTCGGAAACCTGGAGACCGAGGCGGAGTGCACGCCGTTACTTTCGTACTTGACGATGACGACCGAGCAACGCCACCGCAAGTGTGACTCCGTAGCTTTGTCGCAAAGCGTATGA